The following are from one region of the Ruficoccus sp. ZRK36 genome:
- the glgB gene encoding 1,4-alpha-glucan branching protein GlgB — protein sequence MIIPESDLDLLLKARHSHPHDVLGLHPAKQKGKQGLVARAYLSDAKTCEVVDIDSDERWPLKQLDKSGFYEGFIPDRKEPFNYRLRTQRYNGEIRQFWDPYCFLPALSEDDLYLFNQGNHHRIYEKLGAHIKHYDGVQGVSFAVWAPSARRVSVVGDFNSWDGRYHPMRTLGSSGVWEIFIPGLEAGANYKYEIVGGDGYLHLKTDPYATFYEAPPHNASIVWDTDGYEWGDGEWLEQRAQCKDQQNAVSVYEVHLGSWKRVVEDGARPLTYREMATELTAYVNDMGFTHVEFLPLSEHPFTGSWGYQVTGFFAPSHRYGSPQDFMFLVDSLHRAGIGVIMDWVPAHFPRDAFALAEFDGTCLYEHADPRQGQHMDWGTLIFNYGRHEVRNFLVASALSWMDRYHIDGLRVDAVASMLYLDYSRQEGEWIPNQYGGRENIEAIEFLRQANDLVHEYYPGTLMIAEESTSFGGVTKPTSDWGLGFDYKWNMGWMHDTLQYFEKEPIHRRWHHNDMTFGMLYQYSENFMQVFSHDEVVHGKGSLINKMGAGFDMAKKAQDLRSLYAWMWAWPGKNILFMGCEFGQSDEWRYDSSLDWHLLQYMDHEGIQRLVRDLNHFYTQHPSLGRYDSDPKGFQWINGGDSENSVLSFLRTGDSPEETFAVVSNFTPVPRPGYRIGVPNAGYWREMINTNSDLYGGGGAGLGGGLMTDEISWDGREHSLKMDLPGHTTFILRYAGPTA from the coding sequence ATGATTATCCCGGAAAGCGATCTGGATCTGCTGCTCAAGGCCCGGCACTCCCACCCCCACGATGTACTCGGGCTGCATCCCGCCAAACAAAAGGGCAAGCAGGGTCTGGTCGCCAGAGCTTACCTCTCCGACGCCAAGACCTGTGAAGTCGTCGACATCGACAGCGATGAACGCTGGCCCCTCAAGCAACTGGACAAGAGCGGCTTTTACGAAGGGTTCATCCCCGACCGCAAGGAGCCCTTTAACTACCGGCTGCGCACCCAGCGCTACAACGGCGAGATCCGCCAGTTCTGGGACCCGTACTGTTTCCTGCCCGCACTGAGCGAAGACGATCTGTACCTCTTCAACCAGGGCAACCACCACCGCATCTACGAAAAGCTCGGTGCGCACATCAAGCACTACGACGGCGTGCAGGGCGTGAGCTTCGCCGTCTGGGCCCCCTCGGCCCGGCGCGTTTCCGTGGTCGGGGATTTTAACAGCTGGGACGGCCGCTACCACCCGATGCGCACCCTCGGCTCCTCCGGTGTGTGGGAAATCTTTATCCCCGGCCTCGAAGCCGGTGCCAACTACAAGTACGAAATCGTCGGCGGGGACGGCTACCTGCACCTCAAGACCGACCCGTACGCGACGTTCTACGAGGCCCCGCCACATAACGCCTCCATCGTCTGGGACACCGACGGCTACGAATGGGGTGACGGCGAATGGCTGGAGCAACGCGCTCAGTGCAAGGACCAGCAGAACGCAGTCAGCGTGTACGAGGTTCACCTCGGCTCGTGGAAGCGCGTAGTCGAGGATGGCGCCCGCCCCCTGACCTACCGCGAGATGGCCACCGAGCTGACCGCCTACGTCAACGACATGGGCTTCACCCACGTGGAGTTTCTCCCGCTCAGCGAGCACCCCTTCACCGGTTCGTGGGGCTATCAGGTGACCGGCTTTTTTGCCCCCAGCCACCGCTACGGCAGCCCGCAGGACTTCATGTTCCTCGTGGACTCGCTGCACCGTGCCGGCATCGGTGTGATCATGGACTGGGTGCCCGCACACTTCCCACGCGACGCCTTCGCGCTGGCCGAGTTTGACGGCACCTGCCTGTACGAGCATGCCGACCCGCGCCAGGGCCAGCACATGGACTGGGGCACGCTGATCTTTAACTACGGCCGCCACGAGGTCCGGAATTTCCTCGTCGCCAGCGCCCTGTCCTGGATGGACCGCTACCACATCGACGGCCTGCGCGTGGACGCTGTGGCCTCCATGCTCTACCTGGACTATTCGCGCCAAGAGGGCGAGTGGATCCCCAACCAGTACGGCGGCCGCGAAAACATCGAGGCCATCGAGTTCCTGCGTCAGGCCAACGACCTCGTACACGAGTACTACCCCGGCACGCTCATGATCGCGGAGGAGTCCACCTCCTTCGGCGGCGTGACCAAGCCCACCTCGGACTGGGGCCTCGGGTTCGACTACAAGTGGAACATGGGCTGGATGCACGATACGCTCCAGTACTTTGAGAAGGAGCCCATCCACCGCCGCTGGCATCACAACGACATGACCTTCGGGATGCTCTACCAGTATTCCGAAAACTTCATGCAGGTCTTTTCACACGACGAAGTCGTCCACGGCAAAGGCTCCCTCATCAACAAGATGGGGGCCGGGTTTGACATGGCCAAGAAGGCTCAGGACCTGCGCTCGCTCTACGCTTGGATGTGGGCCTGGCCGGGTAAGAACATCCTCTTCATGGGCTGCGAGTTCGGACAGAGCGATGAGTGGCGCTACGACAGCAGCCTCGACTGGCACCTCCTCCAGTACATGGACCACGAGGGTATCCAGCGGCTGGTGCGCGACCTGAACCATTTCTACACTCAGCACCCCTCGCTGGGCCGCTACGACAGCGACCCCAAGGGCTTCCAGTGGATCAACGGCGGCGACTCGGAAAACTCGGTCCTGTCCTTCCTGCGAACCGGCGACAGCCCGGAAGAGACCTTCGCGGTGGTGAGCAACTTTACGCCTGTGCCGCGCCCCGGCTACCGTATCGGTGTCCCCAATGCCGGGTACTGGCGCGAGATGATCAACACCAACTCCGACCTCTACGGCGGCGGCGGTGCTGGTCTCGGCGGCGGCCTCATGACCGACGAAATCTCCTGGGATGGCCGCGAGCACTCCCTCAAGATGGACCTGCCCGGACACACCACCTTTATCCTGCGCTACGCCGGCCCCACCGCGTAG
- the pyrC gene encoding dihydroorotase, producing the protein MTTLTLQSPLDMHLHLRQDAMLKAVAPLTAETFAGAVIMPNLVPPVDSLERLQWYKKEILAATGRDDFEPYMTLFFRSYTREELEAAKPHIIGIKLYPAGITTNSEGGVSQIDQAEPTIRLMEELGIPLMIHGESNGFVMDRETEFLSIYQRLAERFPRLKIIMEHITTAGALALLNQFENLHATVTVQHLIITLDDVAGGMLDPHLFCKPIAKRPEDRTALAHAAVSAHPKLSLGTDSAPHPQHKKECCGCAAGVFTAPIALQLLAGLFEENDALDKLQAFVSDNAQRIYGVKPPAKTVTLEKKPFTIPASYGDVVPMWAGRTIPWSVTSVE; encoded by the coding sequence ATGACGACCCTTACGCTTCAGTCCCCCCTCGATATGCACCTGCACCTGCGGCAGGATGCTATGCTCAAAGCCGTTGCTCCGCTCACGGCGGAGACTTTTGCCGGGGCAGTCATCATGCCGAACCTCGTGCCGCCGGTGGATTCGCTGGAACGGCTTCAGTGGTATAAAAAGGAGATCCTAGCCGCCACTGGGCGCGATGACTTCGAGCCGTACATGACGCTCTTTTTCCGCTCCTACACGCGCGAGGAGCTGGAGGCCGCCAAGCCCCACATCATCGGGATCAAGCTCTACCCGGCGGGCATCACGACGAACAGCGAGGGCGGAGTTTCCCAGATCGACCAGGCCGAGCCGACCATCCGCCTGATGGAGGAGCTGGGCATCCCGCTCATGATCCACGGCGAGAGCAACGGCTTCGTCATGGACCGCGAGACGGAGTTCCTCTCCATCTATCAGCGCCTGGCCGAGCGCTTCCCGCGCCTGAAGATCATAATGGAGCACATCACCACGGCTGGTGCGCTTGCTCTGCTGAATCAGTTCGAGAACCTGCACGCCACCGTGACTGTGCAGCACCTGATCATCACCCTCGATGATGTGGCCGGGGGCATGCTCGACCCGCACCTCTTCTGCAAGCCGATTGCCAAGCGCCCCGAGGACCGCACCGCGCTCGCGCATGCCGCTGTTAGCGCGCATCCGAAGCTTTCTCTGGGCACCGACTCTGCCCCGCACCCGCAGCATAAGAAAGAATGCTGTGGCTGCGCCGCCGGGGTCTTTACCGCGCCCATCGCCCTGCAACTGCTGGCCGGACTCTTCGAGGAGAACGACGCGCTCGATAAGTTGCAGGCTTTTGTTTCGGACAATGCCCAGCGCATCTACGGCGTGAAGCCGCCCGCCAAGACCGTTACGCTGGAGAAGAAGCCCTTTACCATCCCCGCCAGCTACGGCGATGTCGTCCCCATGTGGGCCGGACGCACCATCCCCTGGAGCGTGACCTCGGTCGAGTAG